From the genome of Vicia villosa cultivar HV-30 ecotype Madison, WI linkage group LG2, Vvil1.0, whole genome shotgun sequence, one region includes:
- the LOC131648589 gene encoding uncharacterized protein LOC131648589, with protein sequence MADNTRMKELAAEVKRQGEVLEKNEQANAARFARMETMQLSSESRFVELSKSMEMMLKQMQALNVTHGSTNSASQTSTISHSSSSGPPFHVRNIKLEFPRFNGKNVLDWIFKAEQFFGYYHTPDPERLIIASVHLEQEVVPWFQMVTRSQPFQSWHDFTRALELDFGPSIYDCPRASLFKLQQTKSVNDYYLEFTSLSNRVYGLSNDALIDCFVSGLKEEIRRDVMLHCPISIVKAVSIAKLFEKKLTAQKSVSAPQKSVYHQNRTHFNPTRNDQTQTTEKAPNPPLLPTPPTRPMSQFQKNPAIKRISPAKMQLRREKGLCYFCDDKFSFSHKCPNKHLMLLELSDDPENLNSPTSVDINNTAESEEMTEHHLSFNAFHGATGMGVIRFKGYIGPICVSILVDGGSSDSFIQPRIVKCLNLDVEPTNGCKVLVGNGQNMKTEGVVKKLSLKIQGIEVTVPAYLLPVAGADVILGAPWLASLGPHVADYATSMLKFYLDGKFVTLQGEVGNKPVVAQLNLFKRLNQMNAISELFNIQNIDHVVLEDNWNGRTVDLDPEMSTLLHTYREIFQIPKGLPPT encoded by the coding sequence ATGGCCGACAACACCAGAATGAAGGAGCTTGCAGCGGAGGTTAAACGGCAAGGCGAAGTTCTGGAGAAGAACGAACAGGCAAATGCAGCTCGTTTTGCGAGAATGGAGACGATGCAGTTGTCATCGGAGTCACGCTTTGTGGAGTTGTCGAAATCGATGGAAATGATGTTGAAACAGATGCAAGCTCTCAATGTCACCCATGGAAGCACGAACTCAGCGTCTCAGACATCAACCATATCTCACTCATCATCGTCGGGACCTCCATTTCATGTTCGCAACATTAAGCTGGAATTTCCAAGGTTTAATGGTAAGAATGTACTCGATTGGATTTTCAAGGCTGAACAATTTTTTGGTTATTATCATACTCCAGATCCGGAAAGATTGATTATCGCTTCTGTTCACCTAGAACAAGAAGTTGTTCCGTGGTTCCAAATGGTTACTAGATCTCAGCCATTTCAATCATGGCATGATTTTACACGAGCTCTTGAGCTGGATTTTGGTCCCTCAATTTATGATTGCCCAAGAGCATCTCTATTTAAACTGCAACAAACAAAATCTGTTAATGATTATTACCTTGAATTCACTTCCTTGTCCAATCGTGTTTATGGATTAAGTAATGATgcattaattgattgttttgtgagTGGCTTGAAAGAGGAAATTCGTAGAGATGTTATGTTGCATTGTCCTATTTCAATTGTGAAGGCTGTGTCTATTGCCAAGTTATTTGAGAAAAAATTGACTGCTCAGAAATCTGTGTCTGCTCCACAGAAATCAGTTTATCACCAAAATAGAACTCACTTCAATCCAACCAGAAATGACCAAACACAAACTACCGAAAAAGCCCCCAACCCACCCTTACTTCCCACACCACCTACTAGACCTATGAGCCAATTCCAAAAGAACCCCGCAATCAAAAGGATTTCTCCAGCAAAGATGCAATTGAGAAGGGAGAAAGGCCTGTGTTACTTTTGCGATGACAAATTCTCTTTTTCACATAAGTGCCCAAACAAGCATTTGATGTTATTGGAGTTGAGTGATGATCCTGAAAATCTCAATTCACCTACCTCAGTAGACATAAATAATACAGCCGAGTCTGAAGAGATGACAGAGCACCACTTATCTTTTAATGCCTTCCATGGAGCTACAGGAATGGGTGTGATCCGCTTTAAgggctatattggtcctatttgtgTTTCGATTTTGGTTGATGGAGGAAGTTCAGATAGCTTTATTCAACCACGTATTGTTAAGTGCCTCAATTTAGATGTGGAACCAACTAACGGGTGCAAGGTTCTGGTTGGAAATGGACAAAACATGAAGACTGAAGGCGTGGTCAAGAAATTGTCTCTGAAGATACAGGGCATTGAGGTTACTGTGCCTGCTTATCTCTTGCCTGTCGCAGGGGCGGATGTCATTTTAGGCGCCCCATGGTTAGCTTCATTGGGACCTCATGTAGCTGACTATGCTACATCCATGTTAAAATTTTACCTAGATGGAAAGTTTGTCACATTGCAAGGTGAAGTTGGTAACAAGCCGGTGGTCGCACAGCTGAATCTTTTCAAAAGATTAAACCAAATGAATGCAATTAGTGAGTTGTTTAATATCCAAAATATTGATCATGTTGTTCTAGAGGATAATTGGAATGGTAGAACCGTTGATCTTGATCCGGAAATGAGTACACTGTTGCATACATACAGAGAGATATTTCAAATACCTAAAGGACTACCTCCCACGTGA
- the LOC131648593 gene encoding uncharacterized protein LOC131648593, which translates to MLELLQHISPVLTVPDRFVWRWDSVGFSFKSAYANLMSCVRNQVLLGLSDKKALNCIWKTFVPYNVSLFSWRLILARLQTKDELAKRGVLPWNHCLACPLCLRQEETYLHLFLNCSVAEEVWSLILDWMGYVYSKPSVGISDHMLLFVSALRGKVKKGLRGLIWLAIVRAIWLSRNAILFKGGIKESQDIVILAKCLSWDWLCARSLGSLWRIDIFGYPIRWICCCNTFSKFVYLG; encoded by the coding sequence ATGTTAGAATTGCTTCAGCATATTTCCCCAGTATTGACAGTTCCGGATCGGTTCGTGTGGAGATGGGATTCGGTAGGTTTTTCCTTCAAGTCTGCTTATGCAAATTTAATGTCGTGTGTTAGGAACCAGGTGTTGTTGGGTTTGAGTGACAAGAAAGCATTGAATTGTATTTGGAAAACATTTGTTCCCTATAATGTTTCTCTGTTTTCTTGGAGATTGATTTTGGCGCGTCTTCAAACTAAAGATGAGCTTGCTAAAAGAGGCGTCTTACCATGGAATCACTGCCTTGCTTGCCCGCTTTGTTTGCGTCAAGAGGAAActtatcttcatctttttcttaatTGTTCTGTGGCTGAGGAGGTATGGTCTCTGATCTTGGACTGGATGGGTTACGTTTATTCTAAGCCGTCTGTTGGTATTTCTGACCATATGCTGTTGTTTGTTTCGGCTTTGCGGGGGAAGGTCAAGAAAGGGCTTCGGGGTCTTATTTGGTTAGCCATTGTAAGGGCCATTTGGCTTTCTCGAAATGCTATTCTGTTTAAGGGCGGTATAAAAGAGAGTCAGGATATTGTAATTCTAGCCAAATGTTTATCTTGGGATTGGCTTTGTGCTAGATCTTTGGGCAGTTTATGGAGGATAGATATATTTGGTTATCCAATCCGTTGGATCTGTTGTTGTAATACTTTTTCCAAATTTGTGTACTTGGGTTGA
- the LOC131648592 gene encoding uncharacterized protein LOC131648592: protein MSPFLFILAAEGLAGLIHNVVSSHCFLPFSINDDLHISLLRFADDTMIFGTPSWENIGTLKALLRGFELCSGLSVNFSKSKILGFNMEMDFLQAASDFLFCAINPFPFHFLGISIGCNPRRKSAWSLITSKLRNRLALWKGKYLSLGGRVNSLNSVLNAISLFTFSFYKAPKMVIQEIISIQRAFLWNGHETRKRIN, encoded by the coding sequence ATGTCCCCTTTCCTTTTCATCCTTGCGGCAGAGGGGCTAGCCGGGTTAATTCATAATGTTGTATCTAGTCATTGTTTTCTCCCATTTTCAATAAATGATGACCTTCATATTAGCTTGCTTCGATTCGCGGACGACACGATGATTTTTGGTACACCGTCTTGGGAGAACATTGGGACTTTGAAGGCATTGCTTCGAGGTTTCGAACTTTGCTCAGGCTTATCTGTCAACTTCAGTAAGAGTAAGATCCTTGGTTTCAATATGGAGATGGATTTCCTTCAGGCGGCTTCAGACTTTCTGTTTTGTGCTATTAATCCCTTTCCTTTCCACTTTCTAGGAATTTCGATTGGCTGTAATCCTAGGAGGAAATCTGCTTGGTCGTTGATTACCTCCAAACTAAGAAACAGGTTGGCCTTGTGGAAAGGTAAATACTTGTCACTTGGAGGTAGAGTCAATTCGTTGAACTCTGTATTAAATGCGATTTCTTTGTTCACATTCTCCTTCTACAAAGCACCGAAGATGGTTATACAGGAGATTATTTCTATTCAAAGAGCGTTTTTGTGGAACGGACACGAGACTCGAAAAAGGATTAATTAG